The Canis aureus isolate CA01 chromosome 22, VMU_Caureus_v.1.0, whole genome shotgun sequence genome has a window encoding:
- the PAQR9 gene encoding membrane progestin receptor epsilon: protein MARRLQPRGAGTKGPPAATAAASEAGPRPHPSAAAEPLASAKPLLRWDEVPDDFVECFILSGYRRLPCTAQECLASVLKPTNETLNFWTHFIPLLLFLSKFCRLFFLSGRDVPFHHPWLLPLWCYASGVLLTFAMSCTAHVFSCLSLRLRAAFFYLDYASISYYGFGSTVAYYYYLLPGLSLLDARVMTPYVQQRLGWHVDCTRLIAAYRALVLPVAFVLAVACTVACCKSRTDWCSYPFALRTFVFVMPLSMACPIMLESWLFDLRGENPTLFVHFYRRYFWLVVAAFFNVSKIPERIHPGLFDIIGHSHQLFHIFTFLSIYDQVYYVEEGLRQFLEAPPAAPTFSGTVGYMLLLVVCLGLVIKKFLNSAESCSKK from the coding sequence ATGGCGCggcgcctgcagccccggggcgcCGGCACGAAGGGGCCGCCGGCCGCGACCGCCGCGGCCTCGGAGGCCGGCCCGCGTCCCCACCCCTCCGCCGCCGCGGAGCCCCTGGCCTCGGCCAAGCCGCTGCTGCGCTGGGACGAGGTGCCCGACGACTTCGTCGAGTGCTTCATCCTGTCGGGCTACCGGCGGCTGCCGTGCACGGCGCAGGAGTGCCTGGCCTCGGTGCTGAAGCCCACCAACGAGACGCTCAACTTCTGGACGCACTTCATCCCGCTGCTGCTGTTCCTGAGCAAGTTCTGCCGCCTGTTCTTCCTGAGCGGCCGGGACGTGCCCTTCCATCACCCGTGGCTGCTGCCGCTGTGGTGCTACGCGTCGGGCGTGCTGCTGACCTTCGCCATGAGCTGCACGGCGCACGTGTTCAGCTGCCTGTCGCTGCGCCTGCGCGCCGCCTTCTTCTACCTGGACTACGCGTCCATCAGCTACTACGGCTTCGGCAGCACCGTGGCCTACTACTACTACCTGCTGCCGGGCCTGAGCTTGCTGGACGCCCGGGTGATGACGCCGTATGTGCAGCAGCGCCTGGGCTGGCACGTGGACTGCACGCGCCTCATCGCCGCCTACCGCGCGCTCGTGCTGCCCGTGGCCTTCGTGCTGGCCGTGGCCTGCACCGTGGCCTGCTGCAAGAGCCGCACCGACTGGTGCTCCTACCCGTTCGCGCTGCGCACCTTCGTGTTCGTCATGCCGCTCAGCATGGCCTGCCCCATCATGCTCGAGAGCTGGCTCTTCGACCTGCGCGGCGAGAACCCCACGCTCTTCGTGCACTTCTACCGTCGCTACTTCTGGCTGGTGGTGGCCGCCTTCTTCAACGTGAGCAAGATCCCCGAGCGCATCCATCCAGGCCTCTTCGACATAATTGGCCACAGCCACCAGCTCTTCCACATATTCACGTTCCTCAGCATCTACGACCAGGTGTACTACGTGGAGGAGGGCCTGCGCCAGTTCCTCGAGGCGCCGCCGGCGGCCCCCACCTTCTCTGGCACGGTGGGCTACATGCTGCTCCTGGTGGTCTGCCTCGGGCTGGTCATCAAGAAGTTCCTAAACAGCGCCGAATCCTGCAGCAAAAAGTGA